The Engystomops pustulosus chromosome 1, aEngPut4.maternal, whole genome shotgun sequence genome has a window encoding:
- the LOC140117037 gene encoding olfactory receptor 6M1-like, protein MENQSSATHFFLVGFTISVELQFFLFVVFFAIYLLTVTANIAIISLVRVDNRLHTPMYFFLSQLSFLEIWYTSSIAPKLLSNLAGWKNISFSGCISQMYFYFSLGSTEFFLLGVMAIDRYLAICNPLRYPSIMNSHVCVQATAACWSVAFLSVFFLVLLISRLTFCKPTVINHFFCDIPPLLKLSCEDTFREEIIVFLFACSIILTSLLFTIVSYAFILSTILKIPSSKGRQKAFSTCASHFTVVTILYGTVIFIYVRPSVSYPMDINKVMGVFNTVVTPLLNPLIYCLRNKEVKEALRKVIHAKRSHMNGIAYNIK, encoded by the coding sequence ATGGAAAATCAGAGCAGTGCGACACACTTCTTTCTGGTTGGGTTTACTATCTCTGTAGAGCTCCAGTTTTTCCTTTTTGTGGTTTTCTTTGCCATCTACCTGTTGACTGTGACTGCTAACATAGCAATCATTAGTTTAGTTCGTGTAGACAATAGACTCCACACTCCTATGTATTTCTTTCTTAGCCAGCTCTCTTTCCTAGAGATTTGGTATACATCTTCCATTGCACCAAAGCTCTTAAGTAATTTGGCTGGTTGGAAAAACATTTCATTTTCTGGTTGCATTTcacaaatgtatttttacttCTCTTTGGGTTCCACAGAGTTTTTCCTTCTCGGAGTGATGGCCATTGATCGATATTTGGCTATATGTAACCCACTGCGTTATCCATCCATTATGAATAGTCATGTTTGTGTACAGGCTACTGCAGCTTGCTGGTCTGTAGCTTTCCTGTCTGTGTTTTTTCTAGTACTTCTTATTTCCCGTTTGACATTTTGCAAACCTACTGTCATCAACCACTTCTTCTGTGACATTCCACCTCTTCTGAAGCTTTCATGTGAAGATACTTTTCGAGAGGAAATTATAGTCTTCTTGTTTGCCTGCAGCATTATTCTTACCTCATTGCTATTCACTATTGTATCTTATGCATTCATACTTTCCACCATATTAAAAATACCGTCCAGTAAAGGAAGGCAAAAAGCTTTCTCCACCTGTGCCTCACATTTCACAGTGGTCACTATTCTCTATGGCACTGTCATATTTATCTATGTGCGTCCCAGTGTCTCCTACCCTATGGACATCAACAAGGTCATGGGTGTATTCAACACTGTGGTGACTCCTTTACTCAATCCTTTGATTTATTGCCTACGGAACAAAGAAGTAAAGGAAGCTCTGAGGAAAGTGATTCATGCAAAACGTTCACACATGAATGGTATAGCCTACAATATTAAGTGA
- the LOC140116952 gene encoding olfactory receptor 6B1-like, translated as MEGSRNVTQIVSTFIIIGFPSSRSLQILFFFLFLIMYILTTVENLLVITIIWKSRNLHKPMYFFLGNLSFLEAWYVTVTVPKLLCIFISDNKQITFTACMTQLFFFLFLGCTECVLLTVMAFDRYVAICNPLHYVTKMNWHFCFVLAVCTWITGFVIAIIKIYFISQLTFCHSNLINHFYCDVSPILNLACTDMKQTEVVDFVLALIILLVPLLLTCLSYLCILITIFRIPHSSGRKKAFSTCGSHLVVVIILYSTTLFMYARPSRAQSINSNKLVSVVYTVVTPFLNPIIYCLRNKEVKAAVYKLLSTN; from the coding sequence ATGGAAGGGAGCAGAAATGTGACACAAATTGTCAGTACTTTTATTATTATCGGATTTCCCTCCTCTCGTTCCCTTCAGATACTTTTCTTCTTCCTTTTTCTCATTATGTACATCTTGACCACAGTTGAAAATCTACTCGTCATCACCATCATTTGGAAAAGTCGAAATCTTCACAAGCCCATGTATTTTTTTCTTGGAAACTTGTCATTCTTGGAGGCATGGTATGTAACGGTCACAGTCCCCAAAttgttatgtatatttatttcagaCAATAAGCAGATTACCTTCACAGCCTGCATgacccaacttttttttttcctcttcttggGCTGTACAGAATGTGTGCTATTAACAGTTATGGCATTTGATCGATATGTAGCTATCTGCAACCCTTTACACTATGTCACTAAAATGAATTGGCACTTTTGCtttgtcctggctgtgtgtacTTGGATCACTGGCTTTGTGATTGCTATAATTAAGATTTACTTCATTTCTCAGCTTACTTTTTGTCACTCAAACTTGATCAATCACTTTTATTGTGATGTATCTCCAATACTTAATCTTGCCTGCACAGACATGAAGCAAACTGAGGTTGTGGATTTTGTCCTTGCTCTGATCATCCTCTTAGTGCCACTCTTGCTTACTTGTCTTTCTTACTTATGCATTTTAATAACAATTTTTCGAATCCCACATTCCAGTGGACGTAAGAAAGCTTTTTCCACCTGTGGGTCCCATCTAGTTGTTGTTATCATCCTGTATTCAACCACCCTTTTTATGTACGCTAGACCAAGCAGGGCTCAGTCAATTAATTCCAACAAACTAGTGTCGGTTGTTTACACAGTGGTGACACCATTCCTCAATCCGATCATCTATTGTCTAAGAAACAAGGAAGTGAAGGCGGCTGTCTACAAACTTCTCTCTACAAACTGA